From Argopecten irradians isolate NY chromosome 2, Ai_NY, whole genome shotgun sequence, the proteins below share one genomic window:
- the LOC138314233 gene encoding ATP-dependent translocase ABCB1-like, with protein MTKDGSSLSINGVKPGGDVALNGHTDGKYIVNKHGEGGMDSYSNGYRGKDSLHGDGNLQEDMKEYKLEKHVTIPDVEFEKEKKKKKDKGGGKNTSDGKKVGVLQLFRYTTFSDKLLLCLGSLCAALAGLGFPLNLLVYGKVGDALILNQIYKSVISNWNGTMLPPDNLTASNGMTFGELKEYEEIFSILRGYAVYFCLLAVGVFTFIFVSVMCFSVTAEHQLYRIRQLFFQSILRQEIGWFDTHEGGELSSRFNEDMHLIADGIGDKIATMLQWFASFFCAYIVSFSIGWKLALSTVGFCPLIVIIAATSVRMIRNIAQAESKAYSKAGSIAEEALGAIRTVMAFNGQKKECDRYNRHLSTAKSSSVKKGILVGLSSGMFWLLLYGGFAVAFWYGVKLVQDGEEGFDAGSTLTVFIGIMVGSMSIGNAFPTLEIIANARGAAQKIYSIIELTSNIDSSSTEGMKLEKYDGNIEFKDVDFCYPARPDTQVLHGLTLKVKVGQTAALVGSSGSGKSTVVQLIQRFYDTLAGQVLLDGHDITTLNVNWLRKQIGVVSQEPVLFGTSVAENIRYGRLDVTMEEIETAAREANAHEFISQFPDGYDTLVGERGAQMSGGQKQRIAIARALVRNPKILLLDEATSALDNESEAVVQSALEKAQEGGTTIVIAHRLSTIRNADIIYGIQDGEVVEHGTHAELMQMEGLYSNLVNQQNHHIDSTEEVADELEHALFNEEDDMDGVKHHSHLLPPDGRKRTISALSQTSEKRKEEGDEADSEEANDAIPDVSLSKILRMSSPEWYFILGAGICSTIAGSVQPVFALVFAEFLKVFTIPADEQGDQSVRLVIYVMSIAVGNSIIRILMSVCYSTAGARLTARFRRLAFKSLIWQDIPFFDDPKNRVGILTTRLSRDSSLVQGAAGNKVGAVLESISTALIALVIAFIHSWKLTLVILAFMPLMVAAGVINGKKLQGFSKGDKSLTEDAGKLTSEAISNIRTVASLTREQSFVEKYNEFLDVILKNSRKRSFVLATMSGISLAIMFFAYAAAFTYGGYLVQYDDLPFENVFKVFIAIIFGGMSIGRESAYAPDYNKGKIAAGRLFEIIEMEPSINAASEDGKTMENFDGSLLLDAVHFRYPARPDTEVLHGLSLTIQPGETVAMVGTSGCGKSTTVQLLERFYDPEDGKIRADGNDIKTLNLQWYRQQIGIVSQEPCLFDSSIAENIAYGDNSRVVPMDEIIAAARQANIHNFIHSLPNGYDTNVGDKGLQLSGGQKQRVAIARALLRNPKVLLLDEATSALDTESERVVQEALDKARAGRTCLVIAHRLSTIQNSDRIAILHKGEVVELGSHSELLAKKGIYYKLSQHNTNKD; from the exons ATGACTAAGGACGGGTCATCTTTAAGTATAAACGGGGTCAAGCCTGGAGGAGACGTGGCATTGAATGGACATACTGATGGGAAATACATTGTTAACAAACATGGCGAAGGAGGAATGGATTCCTATTCCAATGGCTACAGAGGAAAGGACAGTTTACATGGTGACGGAAATCTACAAGAAGACATGAAAGAGTACAAATTAGAAAAACATGTTACCATTCCTGATGTAGAGTTTGAGAaagagaagaagaaaaagaaagacaAGGGGGGAGGAAAAAACACTAGTGACGGCAAGAAGGTTGGAGTTTTACAATTG TTTCGGTACACCACATTCAGTGATAAGTTGTTACTATGTCTGGGGAGTCTCTGTGCCGCTTTAGCCGGTCTGGGATTTCCACTAAATCTGCTTGTTTACGGAAAAGTGGGTGATGCTTTGATTTTGAATCAGATATACAAATCCGTAAT ATCAAATTGGAATGGAACAATGCTGCCACCTGACAACTTAACAGCGTCTAATGGAATGACATTCGGTGAACTGAAAGAGTACGAGGAAATCTTCTCCATTTTGCGAGGATACGCAGTCTATTTCTGTCTTCTAGCTGTTGGTGTGTTTACTTTCATATTTGTGTCTGTGATGTGTTTTAGTGTAACAGCTGAGCATCAGCTCTACCGAATACGTCAGCTATTTTTCCAGTCAATCCTCAGACAAGAAATCGGATGGTTTGACACCCATGAGGGTGGGGAGCTGAGCTCCAGGTTTAATGA AGACATGCATTTGATAGCAGATGGAATCGGGGACAAAATTGCAACAATGCTACAATGGTTTGCCTCCTTTTTCTGTGCGTATATTGTATCATTTTCGATTGGATGGAAACTTGCTCTTTCCACGGTTGGTTTTTGTCCACTCATCGTGATCATCGCAGCGACTTCAGTGAGG ATGATCCGTAATATAGCGCAAGCGGAGTCTAAGGCATACTCTAAAGCAGGATCTATTGCCGAGGAGGCGTTAGGGGCTATCCGGACTGTGATGGCCTTTAATGGGCAGAAAAAAGAATGTGACAG ATATAACAGACACCTCTCTACAGCAAAGTCTTCCTCGGTCAAGAAAGGTATCCTCGTTGGTCTGAGCAGCGGTATGTTCTGGTTGTTATTGTACGGAGGATTCGCGGTGGCGTTTTGGTATGGTGTCAAACTCGTCCAAGATGGCGAAGAAGGTTTTGATGCAGGGAGTACTCTGACG GTATTTATCGGAATAATGGTAGGGTCAATGTCTATTGGAAATGCCTTCCCTACACTCGAGATAATCGCCAACGCCCGTGGGGCAGCACAGAAAATATATTCAATCATCGAACTTACCTCTAACATTGACTCAAGTTCTACGGAGGGAATGAAGTTGGAAAAGTATGATGGGAATATTGAGTTTAAAGATGTCGATTTCTGCTACCCTGCACGCCCTGATACACAG GTACTGCATGGACTGACATTAAAGGTTAAAGTCGGTCAGACCGCAGCACTGGTCGGATCGAGTGGTAGCGGGAAGAGTACAGTGGTACAGCTCATACAAAGGTTCTATGACACATTGGCTGGTCAG GTGTTGCTTGATGGTCACGATATCACCACACTTAACGTTAATTGGTTGAGGAAACAGATAGGCGTTGTCAGTCAGGAACCTGTACTCTTTGGCACCAGTGTTGCCGAAAACATCCGCTACGGTCGTTTAGACGTCACGATGGAAGAAATTGAAACTGCTGCTCGGGAGGCAAACGCTCACGAATTTATTTCTCAGTTTCCTGAT GGCTATGATACATTAGTCGGAGAGAGAGGTGCCCAGATGAGCGGCGGACAGAAACAGAGAATAGCTATTGCCAGAGCCCTCGTAAGGAACCCGAAAATTCTTCTTCTGGACGAAGCCACATCAGCACTGGACAACGAGAGCGAAGCCGTTGTACAGTCGGCTCTTGAGAAGGCCCAGGAGGGCGGAACCACCATTGTTATTGCCCACCGCCTGTCCACTATCCGGAACGCTGATATCATTTATGGTATACAGGACGGCGAAGTGGTGGAGCATGGCACACACGCCGAACTGATGCAGATGGAAGGGCTGTATAGTAATCTGGTTAATCAACAG aatcaCCATATAGATAGCACTGAAGAAG TCGCTGATGAGTTGGAGCATGCATTATTTAACGAAGAAGATGACATGGATGGCGTGAAGCACCATTCACACCTCCTACCACCTGATGGTCGAAAAAGGACGATATCAGCTTTAAGTCAAACGAGTGAGAAACGCAAG GAGGAAGGCGATGAAGCGGATTCGGAGGAAGCCAATGACGCGATACCCGATGTGTCTCTTTCTAAAATACTACGTATGAGTTCGCCAGAGTGGTACTTTATCCTCGGTGCAGGTATATGTTCAACAATAGCTGGGAGTGTACAGCCTGTGTTTGCCCTTGTCTTCGCAGAGTTTCTTAAA GTTTTTACCATACCGGCAGACGAACAAGGGGACCAGTCAGTTCGGTTGGTGATTTATGTAATGTCGATCGCTGTCGGGAACTCCATTATACGCATATTAATG AGTGTGTGCTACTCAACTGCAGGTGCTCGGTTAACGGCTCGATTCAGAAGGCTGgcttttaaatccttgatatggCAG GACATTCCCTTCTTTGATGATCCTAAAAACCGCGTCGGTATCCTGACAACACGACTGTCCCGTGATAGTAGTTTGGTACAGGGG GCGGCCGGTAATAAGGTAGGGGCAGTGCTGGAGTCAATATCTACCGCACTGATCGCTCTTGTCATCGCCTTCATACACAGCTGGAAACTTACCCTAGTTATCCTGGCCTTCATGCCACTTATGGTGGCGGCGGGTGTCATAAATGGTAAAAAGCTACAAGGTTTCTCTAAGGGAGACAAATCCCTCACTGAGGATGCTGGAAAG CTGACTAGCGAGGCTATTAGCAACATACGTACGGTAGCGTCCTTAACCAGGGAGCAGTCATTTGTCGAGAAATATAACGAATTCCTGGACGTTATCCTCAA GAATAGCAGAAAGCGGAGCTTTGTACTCGCCACCATGTCTGGGATATCTCTTGCCATTATGTTTTTCGCCTACGCCGCAGCCTTTACGTACGGGGGCTATCTTGTACAGTACGATGACCTGCcgtttgaaaatgttttcaa AGTATTTATTGCAATTATATTTGGAGGGATGAGTATCGGTCGAGAGAGTGCGTACGCACCTGACTACAACAAAGGTAAAATAGCAGCAGGTCGGCTGTTTGAAATCATAGAGATGGAACCATCAATAAACGCAGCAAGTGAAGATGGCAAAACTATG GAAAATTTTGACGGCAGCCTTTTGTTGGACGCTGTTCATTTTCGATATCCTGCCAGACCGGATACGGAAGTCCTCCATGGTTTATCGCTCACTATTCAGCCCGGCGAGACTGTAGCGATGGTAGGGACGAGTGGATGCGGTAAATCAACAACGGTACAACTACTTGAAAGGTTCTACGATCCTGAGGATGGAAAAATT CGAGCAGACGGCAACGACATCAAGACGCTGAATCTCCAATGGTACCGTCAACAGATAGGCATCGTTTCCCAGGAGCCTTGTCTGTTCGATAGTAGCATTGCAGAAAATATAGCATACGGAGACAATAGCAGGGTAGTCCCTATGGACGAAATCATAGCAGCTGCACGCCAGGCCAACATACACAACTTCATACACAGCTTACCTAAT GGTTACGATACAAATGTTGGCGACAAAGGTTTGCAACTCAGTGGAGGACAAAAACAAAGAGTGGCGATAGCTAGAGCACTACTCCGTAATCCGAAAGTGCTACTCCTAGACGAAGCTACTTCAGCACTGGATACAGAGAGTGAACGG gttGTACAAGAAGCATTAGATAAAGCACGTGCCGGTCGGACATGCCTCGTCATTGCACATCGtctttccactatacaaaattCGGACCGCATCGCTATTCTGCATAAGGGCGAAGTTGTGGAACTGGGAAGTCATTCTGAATTACTTGCCAAGAAAGGCATTTATTATAAGCTAAGTCAACACAATACAAACAAGGACTGA